The nucleotide window TTCTATTGTTGGATGAACCGACGTCATCTCAAGACCCGTGGCATGAGCAACGATTGAATGATCTCTTTGCCCGAATCACTGCTGACAAAGGCACAACGGTTATTGCAGTTACTCATCGATTATCGCTGATCGAACGGGCAGATCAGGTCATCTATATTCAGAAGGGACGCGTCGAAGATACGGGGACTCATCGTGAATTGCTGGATCGTGCAAACGGATATCGAAGCTATATTACGGAGCAGGATACGGAAGTGGAGGGACAGCATGAGTAACAAGAGTGAAACCGTAGCGTATGCCGATAAGGTTGAAATGAAGAGCAGCCATGAGAAGCGTGGAGCAAACGAAATGAAAGAAGATAATGAAATAGATACTGGACATAAAACGGATGAAAATCATGTTCCAGATGATCCAAAGCAAGTTGTATCACTGAGAACAGTGTGGCCTGTTATTTTCCGTTGGATGAAGCCTTATGGATTAGCTGTAGCGATCTTGCTCATTTTTATCTCAGCAGATGCGGTCTTTGATTGGGGACTTGCCTTTGTACAGGGATTCTTCGTGGATGCTATTCATGATGGGGGACAGGAACAGCTTAATGCCACCGCAATAATTTTCATCGCCATTTTGGCAGGATTTATTGTATTGCTCGCGATGCATCGTTATGTACTGGTATGGCTCAAGGAGTCCCTGTACAGAGACATGTCTATGGACTTGCTGAAGTTATTAAACAGGATGCCTTATGCGTGGGTTCGCAGACAGAAGTCCGGAGATGTAATGCTTCGCATCAAAGAAGACACCAAGCATGGTGCAGAAGTGGTCGAGGCCATTGCAGAGGGTGTTACGGTTGTATTCATTATTATATTATCACTGGGATACTTGTATAAAGCCGATGCATGGGTTGCAGTTATCGCCTTAGTGAGTGCAGGGATAATTTGGTTCACGGCGAGGTTGTATGATCAGCGAATTGTACATCTGTCCGATGAGGTCGAATCCAGAGAAGGCGAGTCACAACAGCAGATCCAACAGTACGTTGAAGGAATCCCAGTGATTCAGATGTATGATGCTTCACCTTGGTTTCTCGCTCGATTTCGAACACAACAGCAATCACTGAATCGTGTTCAGGCCAAGTTGCAGATGACTTTGAGCATGTCGGATAACGTGGCGATGGCGGTATTTGGTTTGGCTCAGTTGGCAGCGTTGTTTCTAATTGGTTTGTCAGCAGCTAGAGGAACCTTGTCTCCGGGTATGGTTGTTGCAAGTAGTCTGCTGTTCGAATTGGTGGTGTGGCCCGTGCTCGGCTTGTCCAGCCAGTGGAGTCAGATGCAAGCCAGCGTGGGCGCATTTGGACGTATCTCTGCATGGTTGAAATTGGCGGAGAACAAGAAGACAGACGCAACCAGTACTAAGCAGGAGACGCGTGCACAGGGAAGTTTTGACCAAGATCAAGGGTACACACAACAAACAGCATATCAAGAGAAAGAAATTGCTATGCTACGTCTTCAACAGGTTACAGTAATAGATGATGACAGTGGTCGGAGGATTCTGGATCAGATTACGCTAAATCTGGTTCCAGGTGAATTGGTTGCGGTAGTTGGTGCCAGTGGTGCAGGCAAATCTACACTATGCCAAGTGTGCGCAGGGCTGATCGAGCCAACAAACGGAAACGTATTGCTGGGTGATAAACATGTTGCAGAGTATATAGAGATGGATAATAAATCTAGACTGACGTATATGCCGCAGACACCAACTTTTTTTACAGGAACGATCGAGGACAATATCCGTCTCAATATAGACGCTACGTTGGACAAGGTAAAGCTTGCGGCAGAGCAGGCAGGTTTGCATGAATTCATTGAGGCCAATGAAGAGCAATACGCTGCGATGTTGCAAGAGAAAGGGGCCAATCTATCCGGAGGCCAGCAACAGCGACTATCGCTTGCCAGACTCTTTATGAGATCATCCGATCTGTATATTCTGGACGAACCAACGTCATCATTGGATATTCAGACAGAACAGAACGTAATGAATCACT belongs to Paenibacillus sp. FSL H8-0079 and includes:
- a CDS encoding ABC transporter ATP-binding protein → MSNKSETVAYADKVEMKSSHEKRGANEMKEDNEIDTGHKTDENHVPDDPKQVVSLRTVWPVIFRWMKPYGLAVAILLIFISADAVFDWGLAFVQGFFVDAIHDGGQEQLNATAIIFIAILAGFIVLLAMHRYVLVWLKESLYRDMSMDLLKLLNRMPYAWVRRQKSGDVMLRIKEDTKHGAEVVEAIAEGVTVVFIIILSLGYLYKADAWVAVIALVSAGIIWFTARLYDQRIVHLSDEVESREGESQQQIQQYVEGIPVIQMYDASPWFLARFRTQQQSLNRVQAKLQMTLSMSDNVAMAVFGLAQLAALFLIGLSAARGTLSPGMVVASSLLFELVVWPVLGLSSQWSQMQASVGAFGRISAWLKLAENKKTDATSTKQETRAQGSFDQDQGYTQQTAYQEKEIAMLRLQQVTVIDDDSGRRILDQITLNLVPGELVAVVGASGAGKSTLCQVCAGLIEPTNGNVLLGDKHVAEYIEMDNKSRLTYMPQTPTFFTGTIEDNIRLNIDATLDKVKLAAEQAGLHEFIEANEEQYAAMLQEKGANLSGGQQQRLSLARLFMRSSDLYILDEPTSSLDIQTEQNVMNHLLNFMKGRIGLLVTHRMEVARQCSRILVMEHGRIAEDGTHEQLMQRKGLYYRMNVRGAAANE